From one Synechocystis sp. PCC 6803 substr. PCC-P genomic stretch:
- the rpmF gene encoding 50S ribosomal protein L32 — MAVPKKKTSKAKRDQRRAHWRRQASSQAQKALSLGKSILSGRSTFLYPPAEEEGEEE, encoded by the coding sequence ATGGCAGTTCCCAAGAAGAAAACCTCCAAAGCAAAACGTGATCAACGCCGGGCCCACTGGCGCAGACAAGCTTCCTCCCAAGCGCAAAAGGCTTTGTCCCTCGGCAAATCCATTTTATCTGGCCGTTCTACTTTCCTCTATCCCCCCGCAGAAGAAGAAGGGGAAGAAGAGTAA
- a CDS encoding calcium-binding protein: MALINGTNGNDNNTFAGLFDFRPALIGSIDLSLSPPFVDSDIDDVINGKAGNDILVGLGGDDILDGGTGADIMFGGSGDDTYYVDNTGDKVGEASAGGGMDSVISSVDYSLNTGPFYLPAINGLVNNGAALATLGATKYAAYLFLSEPLTRPELTPTFIENLTLTGTAIIGEGNDLDNIIDGNGENNVLSGLGGNDTIRGLGGNDTISGGEGNDLLNGNMGEDSLNGNVGDDTVRGGQGNDIVRGGQDNDSLYGDLGNDSVFGDLGNDTLYGGDGNDVLDGGTDPGGADTDTADYGTVQDPVVLPRSITLKGAGDLTLTVEKGPLGSLGIDTLLNIEEVIADGSVDNNTIDFSGADLGITINVDLGMQSILISGASSPQSLVKVVNFDNVIGTIGNDIIIGDDQENILDGGKGDDSIVGFQKNDTLMGGHGNDTLNGRAGNDLIIGGADKDILTGGMGNDLFDYTNLKDSQLGLSWFNVNLSKVDVITDFTRGEDKFLVQSAPTNNGFFSPAVRHLSVNSILGLGATVLGLATLGQYDAAQITVGSGSGARTFVAINNGSFGFNPNTDAFIELQNYTGGKLTINDFTTPTA; this comes from the coding sequence ATGGCTCTCATTAACGGAACGAATGGCAACGACAACAATACATTCGCCGGTCTTTTTGATTTCAGGCCAGCCTTGATTGGATCGATTGACTTATCATTGTCTCCTCCGTTTGTCGATAGTGATATAGATGATGTCATCAACGGCAAAGCAGGAAATGATATTCTTGTCGGGTTAGGAGGGGATGACATCCTGGATGGTGGCACAGGCGCTGATATTATGTTCGGCGGTTCAGGTGACGACACTTACTACGTTGATAATACGGGCGACAAGGTCGGTGAGGCGAGTGCTGGTGGTGGCATGGACTCCGTTATATCGTCTGTGGATTATTCTCTAAATACTGGGCCGTTCTACTTGCCTGCCATCAATGGGTTGGTAAACAATGGAGCGGCTTTGGCCACGCTAGGTGCAACTAAGTATGCAGCATATTTGTTTCTGAGTGAGCCACTGACGAGGCCCGAGTTAACACCCACCTTCATTGAAAATCTAACCCTGACGGGGACTGCCATCATAGGTGAGGGTAATGACCTAGACAACATCATCGACGGTAACGGTGAAAACAACGTCCTATCTGGTCTAGGAGGAAATGACACCATACGTGGTCTGGGGGGAAATGACACCATATCCGGAGGTGAGGGAAATGACTTACTGAACGGTAATATGGGCGAGGATTCCCTGAACGGTAATGTTGGCGATGATACCGTCAGGGGTGGACAAGGCAATGATATTGTCAGGGGTGGACAAGACAATGACAGCTTATACGGTGATCTAGGAAATGACAGCGTATTCGGCGACCTAGGAAATGACACTTTATATGGTGGCGACGGCAATGACGTCCTGGACGGTGGTACCGATCCCGGTGGTGCAGATACTGATACTGCGGATTATGGAACTGTACAGGATCCGGTTGTTCTTCCTCGTTCTATCACCTTGAAAGGGGCTGGTGATCTAACTTTAACCGTTGAGAAAGGCCCTCTAGGATCCCTGGGCATAGATACGCTCCTCAACATCGAAGAAGTCATCGCCGATGGCAGTGTGGACAATAACACCATTGACTTTTCTGGTGCGGATCTAGGCATTACTATCAACGTAGACCTAGGCATGCAAAGTATCTTGATTTCTGGTGCAAGCTCTCCTCAAAGTTTGGTCAAGGTGGTCAACTTTGACAACGTTATCGGTACCATTGGGAATGACATCATTATTGGTGATGATCAAGAGAACATTCTTGATGGCGGTAAAGGCGATGACAGCATAGTTGGCTTCCAAAAAAATGACACTTTGATGGGCGGTCACGGCAATGACACTTTGAATGGCCGTGCTGGCAATGATCTGATTATCGGTGGTGCCGATAAGGATATTTTGACTGGTGGTATGGGTAATGACCTATTTGACTACACCAATCTTAAGGATTCCCAGCTCGGCCTCTCCTGGTTCAACGTTAATTTGTCCAAGGTTGACGTGATTACCGATTTCACTCGTGGTGAAGATAAGTTCTTGGTTCAATCTGCCCCCACCAACAACGGTTTCTTCTCTCCTGCGGTTCGCCATCTGAGCGTTAACAGCATCCTTGGACTAGGAGCAACAGTGCTTGGTTTGGCAACCCTGGGGCAATACGACGCTGCTCAAATCACAGTAGGCAGTGGATCAGGGGCACGCACCTTTGTGGCTATCAATAATGGCTCGTTTGGCTTCAATCCCAACACCGATGCCTTTATCGAACTCCAAAACTACACTGGTGGTAAATTGACAATTAACGATTTTACGACTCCGACCGCCTAG
- the fabI gene encoding enoyl-ACP reductase FabI, with protein MLDLSGKHAFVTGIANNRSIAWGIAQQLHQAGAEIGVSYLPDEKGRFEKKVRELTEPLHPTLVLPGDVQDDAQVDALFHSVKEKWGKLDILIHCLAFADKSGLTGNYTDIPKEAFSQAMEISTYSLGRLARGAKPLMTNGGSIITLTYFGGVKVIPNYNLMGVAKAGLEMTVRYLAAELGPQNIRVNGISAGPIRTLASSAVGGILDMIHHVEEVAPLKRTVTQTEVGNTAAFLASDLSSGITGQIIYVDSGYEIMGM; from the coding sequence ATGTTAGATCTCAGCGGCAAGCACGCCTTTGTTACCGGCATCGCCAATAATCGCTCCATTGCCTGGGGCATTGCCCAACAACTACACCAGGCCGGGGCTGAAATTGGCGTTAGTTATCTTCCAGATGAGAAAGGCAGATTTGAAAAGAAAGTGCGGGAGTTGACCGAGCCTTTGCATCCTACCCTCGTCTTGCCGGGGGACGTACAGGACGATGCCCAGGTGGATGCCCTGTTCCATAGCGTTAAGGAAAAATGGGGCAAACTCGATATTTTGATCCATTGCTTAGCCTTTGCCGACAAGTCCGGTTTGACGGGGAATTATACCGATATTCCCAAGGAAGCCTTTAGTCAAGCAATGGAAATTAGCACCTATTCCCTGGGGCGTTTGGCTCGGGGGGCAAAACCCTTGATGACCAATGGCGGTAGCATCATTACCCTGACTTACTTTGGCGGCGTGAAGGTTATTCCCAACTACAACCTGATGGGGGTGGCGAAGGCCGGTCTGGAAATGACTGTGCGTTATCTGGCCGCAGAATTGGGGCCCCAAAATATTCGTGTTAATGGTATTTCCGCTGGCCCCATCCGGACCCTGGCTTCTTCGGCGGTGGGGGGCATTTTGGATATGATTCACCATGTGGAAGAGGTGGCACCACTAAAGCGTACCGTCACCCAAACGGAAGTGGGGAATACAGCGGCTTTCCTGGCCAGTGACCTTTCCAGTGGCATTACCGGACAAATTATCTACGTCGATTCTGGCTATGAAATTATGGGTATGTAA
- the sbcC gene encoding exonuclease subunit SbcC: MVPQQLILKNFLSYQDVSLNFRGLHTACICGSNGAGKSSLLEAITWAIWGKCRAESEDDVLHNGTDQVRVDFEFISNNQTYRIIRSRQRGRSSVTEFQIKSGDHFRTLSAKGLRATQEKITNTLKLDYETFVNSAYLRQGRADEFMLRKPSERKQILADLLKLDQYEMLATRAKDISKEAKGKINILDERLQILEQDLNQRPDVVANQAKLVAEITEVQAQQQQTQWQLQQLQTSQNQRQQWQKQAGWQQRQCQELTTEIARLENQNEEINQQCQKLKLLLEQEAVIQVNFQRYQTLQSQETELAKAFQQYQNLQQQRQDLEQQLQRQENELARQTEQQLLRLEHLDKQLAELQPILAQQQDIEADLDKLKIAKQKLSQLDNLQHQVAPLLQRRSALQGDLARARAQCQAQLEQRQAIAKQLQIAIAAIPEQRRAFQALDEEIFQLKNKQVYLKRVEEKGQERGHFKERLQENQRLFEKQLRELEQKLTLLGIPGATCPLCEQGLDGHYHQQVIEKTEHQCQELRNQIWILKEQITLADQELAILRNEYKEIADGLTNLEQLLQHYGQMEAELEKSGENHEQLVELNEQIADLELSLTEGNFAESLQLELAALERELTNLAYDEQTHALARSTVDQLRKGEIRQAKLKEAQSKYRQLTGDRPGLEQKLLALRSQLQSLGTSSPLRQQWQQVSTAISELNYNNETHQQLLGELRRQQPWQLKHQELEQARQQLPILIQRGQEYQDLIGDRQRALEERQGELAQLEEQIRQYADHGEQIKLLEQELAQRRQQLDNLLAKKGGLEQLLIQIDTLQGEYEETKQQFDQAKKQFRIHQELGKAFGKDGIQVMIIENILPQLEAETNYILARLTGNQHHIQFVTQKEGKSSTKNKPKMINTLDILIADAQGTRPYETYSGGEAFRINFSIRLALAKLLAQRSGTALQLLIIDEGFGTQDADGCDRLVAAITAIASDFACILTVTHMPQFREAFQQRIEVNKTEFGSQLAIVS; encoded by the coding sequence ATGGTGCCCCAACAATTAATTTTAAAAAATTTCCTCAGTTATCAGGATGTGAGCCTGAACTTTCGGGGCCTGCATACGGCCTGTATCTGTGGGTCTAACGGTGCGGGTAAATCGTCTTTGTTGGAAGCAATCACTTGGGCAATTTGGGGCAAATGTCGGGCTGAAAGTGAGGATGATGTGCTCCATAACGGCACCGACCAAGTGAGAGTGGATTTTGAATTTATTAGTAATAACCAAACCTATCGAATTATTCGTAGTCGCCAACGGGGGCGCAGTAGTGTAACGGAATTTCAGATCAAAAGCGGTGATCATTTCCGCACCCTTTCCGCCAAAGGACTCAGGGCCACCCAAGAAAAAATCACCAACACCTTAAAGTTAGATTACGAAACTTTTGTCAATTCCGCCTATCTTCGCCAGGGAAGAGCCGATGAATTTATGCTACGTAAACCCAGTGAACGTAAGCAAATTCTGGCAGATTTATTAAAATTGGACCAGTATGAAATGTTGGCAACTAGGGCCAAAGATATTTCCAAAGAAGCCAAGGGTAAAATTAATATTCTCGATGAACGTTTACAAATCTTAGAGCAGGATTTAAATCAACGGCCGGATGTGGTAGCTAATCAAGCCAAACTAGTTGCAGAAATCACAGAAGTGCAAGCCCAACAACAACAGACACAATGGCAGTTACAACAGCTACAAACTAGTCAAAATCAACGTCAACAATGGCAAAAGCAAGCCGGATGGCAACAGCGACAGTGTCAGGAATTGACTACTGAGATTGCCAGGTTAGAAAACCAAAATGAAGAAATTAATCAGCAATGTCAAAAACTAAAATTACTCCTAGAGCAAGAAGCAGTTATTCAAGTTAATTTTCAGCGCTATCAAACCTTACAAAGCCAAGAAACAGAATTAGCTAAAGCTTTTCAGCAATATCAAAATTTGCAACAGCAACGACAGGATTTGGAGCAACAGTTGCAGCGTCAAGAAAATGAATTAGCGAGACAAACAGAGCAGCAGCTTCTGCGTTTGGAACATCTGGATAAGCAATTGGCCGAGTTACAACCTATTTTGGCTCAACAACAGGACATTGAAGCGGACTTAGATAAGTTAAAAATTGCCAAACAAAAACTAAGCCAGCTTGATAACCTTCAACATCAAGTTGCGCCCCTTTTACAACGACGTTCTGCCCTACAAGGGGATTTAGCTAGGGCCAGGGCCCAGTGTCAGGCTCAACTAGAACAACGCCAGGCGATCGCCAAACAATTACAGATAGCCATCGCTGCTATTCCTGAGCAAAGAAGGGCTTTTCAGGCTTTGGATGAGGAAATTTTCCAACTAAAAAATAAACAGGTTTATCTTAAACGAGTGGAAGAAAAAGGCCAGGAAAGGGGTCATTTCAAAGAACGACTCCAGGAAAATCAACGATTGTTTGAAAAACAGTTACGGGAATTAGAACAAAAACTGACCTTATTGGGCATTCCTGGGGCAACTTGTCCCCTATGTGAACAGGGTTTAGATGGCCACTACCACCAACAAGTGATTGAAAAAACTGAGCATCAATGTCAAGAACTACGCAATCAAATTTGGATTCTGAAGGAACAAATTACCCTTGCAGATCAAGAGCTAGCTATTCTCCGTAATGAATATAAAGAAATTGCCGATGGCTTAACTAATTTAGAACAATTGTTGCAACATTATGGACAAATGGAAGCAGAATTAGAAAAAAGTGGAGAAAACCATGAACAATTAGTGGAGTTAAATGAGCAAATTGCTGACTTAGAATTGAGCTTGACCGAAGGAAACTTTGCTGAATCTCTCCAATTAGAATTAGCGGCTCTAGAGCGAGAATTAACTAACTTAGCCTACGACGAACAAACCCATGCTTTGGCCCGCTCTACGGTGGATCAACTAAGAAAAGGGGAAATTCGCCAAGCTAAGTTGAAAGAAGCCCAAAGTAAATATCGACAATTAACAGGCGATCGCCCTGGTTTGGAGCAAAAATTACTGGCATTGCGTTCCCAATTGCAAAGTTTGGGCACCAGTTCTCCCCTCCGCCAACAATGGCAACAGGTGAGTACAGCTATATCCGAACTGAATTACAACAACGAAACCCATCAACAATTATTGGGAGAATTGCGACGTCAACAACCTTGGCAGTTAAAGCATCAGGAGCTAGAACAAGCCCGGCAACAATTACCAATCCTAATACAACGGGGCCAGGAATACCAAGATCTAATTGGCGATCGCCAGCGCGCCCTAGAGGAAAGACAAGGAGAATTGGCCCAGTTAGAAGAACAGATTCGCCAGTATGCAGACCATGGGGAACAAATTAAATTGTTGGAGCAAGAATTAGCACAAAGAAGGCAACAACTGGATAATTTGCTGGCAAAAAAAGGTGGTTTGGAGCAGTTATTAATTCAGATTGATACTTTACAGGGAGAATATGAAGAAACAAAACAGCAATTTGACCAGGCTAAAAAACAATTTCGCATTCATCAAGAATTGGGTAAAGCCTTTGGCAAAGATGGTATTCAGGTAATGATTATTGAAAACATTCTGCCCCAGTTAGAAGCAGAAACCAATTACATTCTGGCAAGATTAACCGGGAATCAACACCATATCCAATTTGTCACCCAAAAGGAGGGTAAAAGTAGCACCAAAAACAAACCAAAAATGATTAATACCCTAGATATTCTCATTGCTGATGCCCAGGGTACCCGTCCCTATGAAACCTATTCTGGTGGAGAAGCTTTTCGGATTAATTTTTCCATTCGTTTAGCCCTAGCTAAATTATTGGCTCAACGGTCTGGCACTGCTTTACAGTTACTAATTATTGATGAAGGTTTTGGTACCCAGGATGCGGACGGTTGCGATCGCCTGGTGGCTGCCATCACTGCCATTGCTTCAGATTTTGCTTGTATTCTCACTGTCACCCACATGCCCCAGTTTAGGGAAGCCTTTCAACAGCGCATTGAAGTGAATAAGACCGAGTTTGGTTCCCAATTGGCCATTGTTAGCTAG
- a CDS encoding pentapeptide repeat-containing protein, whose product MGHCTAVIMQEFSHYYEILGLEVGASLEEINEAYRDLAFVWHPDRLPRDNPRLLAKAARKLKEINQARDRLKELLELELSAKTSQIPKKDQTSKAPKAKPKSKPKATSPPPYPPPGDRPPQSHHHHHQTNHNHSSSSQHHHQENHNRPYYRDLTGADLRWANLKEKDLSGRKMVSANLSNADLSDSFLHQVNLENANLFRANLFRANLLEANLRGANLQEANLVGADLSGADLSGANLQGAKIGAGNRIMVKLTAAKLTGTILPDGTKHS is encoded by the coding sequence GTGGGCCATTGCACAGCGGTGATTATGCAAGAGTTTTCCCACTATTACGAAATCCTGGGGCTAGAGGTAGGGGCTAGTCTGGAGGAAATCAATGAAGCCTATCGAGATTTAGCCTTTGTTTGGCACCCCGATCGCCTGCCCAGGGACAATCCCCGCCTATTGGCCAAAGCGGCCAGGAAACTCAAAGAAATTAACCAAGCCCGCGATCGCCTCAAGGAATTATTGGAGCTGGAGTTAAGCGCTAAAACTTCCCAGATTCCTAAAAAGGACCAGACCAGCAAAGCTCCCAAAGCTAAACCCAAATCCAAGCCCAAGGCCACATCTCCTCCACCTTACCCGCCCCCCGGCGATCGTCCACCTCAATCCCATCACCATCATCACCAGACCAACCACAACCACAGTTCCAGTTCCCAGCACCATCACCAAGAAAACCACAATCGACCCTACTATCGGGACTTAACCGGGGCAGATTTGCGTTGGGCTAATTTAAAAGAGAAGGATTTGTCAGGACGGAAAATGGTGTCTGCCAATCTAAGTAATGCAGATTTGAGCGACAGTTTTTTACACCAAGTTAATTTGGAAAATGCCAATCTTTTTCGGGCTAATCTTTTCCGGGCCAATTTGTTGGAAGCTAATCTGCGGGGAGCTAATTTGCAGGAAGCTAATCTGGTAGGAGCAGATTTAAGTGGGGCGGATCTGAGTGGAGCTAATTTACAGGGAGCCAAAATTGGCGCAGGTAATCGAATTATGGTCAAACTAACGGCCGCTAAGTTGACGGGAACTATTCTCCCCGATGGCACTAAGCATAGTTAG
- a CDS encoding DUF2993 domain-containing protein, with protein MEWFAIALSTFLTFLAPVNFISDQVIANQIRQRVHGVEDLSVRVDNAPNYQLIQGKIQRVRLASRGLEIVPSLRIQQVQLETDPIDVDLQALRENRNLPGLRQALRQPLQGAAELVLTEADVNKALQNATVKERLQKQIDQRVPADVPRFQLLSAQVDFLPDDRLGINLELGQQLEPNAELEKLVITIETGISIQNGDRLTLVDPSAILNGRRINTNILNSIIGSFSDNLSLKRLENRGITARILRYDITADEFSFSAFGSIAPAKE; from the coding sequence ATGGAATGGTTCGCCATTGCCCTGTCTACTTTTCTCACTTTCCTGGCCCCAGTTAACTTCATTAGTGATCAGGTCATAGCCAATCAAATTCGCCAGCGGGTCCATGGGGTGGAAGACCTATCGGTGCGGGTGGACAATGCCCCCAACTACCAACTAATCCAGGGCAAAATCCAACGGGTACGCCTGGCCAGTCGGGGTTTGGAAATTGTGCCCAGTCTACGGATTCAACAGGTGCAATTGGAAACCGATCCCATCGACGTGGATTTGCAAGCTCTGCGGGAAAATCGCAACCTACCGGGATTGAGGCAAGCTCTACGGCAACCATTGCAAGGGGCGGCGGAACTGGTGCTCACGGAAGCTGATGTCAATAAGGCTTTGCAAAATGCCACTGTTAAAGAGCGGTTACAAAAACAAATTGACCAACGGGTGCCGGCTGATGTACCCCGCTTTCAACTGCTCAGCGCCCAGGTGGATTTCCTCCCAGACGATCGCCTAGGCATTAATTTAGAACTGGGGCAACAGTTGGAACCCAATGCTGAACTAGAAAAATTAGTCATTACCATCGAAACTGGCATCTCGATCCAAAACGGCGATCGCCTAACCCTGGTGGACCCCAGTGCCATTCTTAACGGCCGCCGCATTAATACCAATATTCTCAACAGCATCATTGGTAGTTTTAGTGATAATCTCAGCCTGAAAAGATTGGAAAATCGGGGCATCACCGCCAGAATTTTACGGTACGACATCACCGCTGATGAGTTCAGTTTCAGCGCCTTTGGCAGTATTGCTCCAGCAAAAGAATAA
- a CDS encoding phospholipid carrier-dependent glycosyltransferase, whose amino-acid sequence MLNQFPKLRLTPFTTGIVAIFLFSLVIRFWNLGQFNQLVFDEVYYAKFASDYWLGNDFFPSHPPLSHYLIALAMGLGQVFPVNPEQVNDLTGAVRSTWSYRWLNALTGATIPLLLGAIAYLLTQRRLVTLLTMGLVALDGLFLVESRYALNNIYLVFFGLLGQALVLWHLRQEKLWQLILGGISLACAGSVKWNGFAFLLGVYLLWAIAWVKPFFNQGWTKGERQANSLQLLDRDGENNQGFLSRWLIISPLKFAIWLVLVPVITYSVIWIPHLLMNGEYASLEGFWRIQRETWQYHRRVGNSPDIHPYCSPWYSWLLMARPIAYFYQKSGQFGLINDVHAMANPILLWFSTGAMALLTGTVIWQKIRQFSSQTINAPLRGITLYIEVNYAVNLLPWLGISRCTFFYHYLPAYAFSILALALILETLLDSPRHSHNVIAWAVLTLVAIAFWYWLPVFLGLPLTPRGFALRMLFPSWI is encoded by the coding sequence ATGCTTAACCAGTTCCCGAAGCTTCGCCTAACTCCCTTCACAACGGGCATTGTTGCTATTTTTCTGTTTTCCCTGGTTATACGATTTTGGAACCTGGGACAATTTAACCAATTAGTTTTCGATGAAGTTTACTACGCCAAATTTGCCAGTGACTATTGGTTAGGCAACGATTTTTTTCCCTCCCATCCGCCCCTGAGCCATTACCTAATTGCATTGGCCATGGGGTTGGGGCAGGTTTTTCCCGTTAATCCAGAACAAGTCAACGATCTGACGGGGGCTGTACGTTCCACCTGGAGTTACCGCTGGCTCAATGCCCTCACCGGGGCCACCATTCCCCTGCTCCTAGGGGCGATCGCCTACCTTTTAACCCAACGGCGACTGGTAACCCTGCTGACCATGGGCCTAGTGGCCTTGGATGGTCTGTTTTTGGTGGAATCCCGCTATGCATTGAATAACATTTATCTAGTTTTTTTTGGGCTCCTGGGACAAGCCTTGGTTTTGTGGCATCTACGCCAAGAGAAACTTTGGCAATTAATTCTAGGGGGCATTAGTTTAGCCTGCGCCGGAAGCGTCAAATGGAACGGTTTTGCTTTTTTATTGGGTGTTTATCTCCTCTGGGCGATCGCCTGGGTTAAACCTTTCTTCAACCAGGGTTGGACAAAGGGGGAAAGACAAGCAAATTCACTGCAACTATTGGATAGGGATGGAGAGAATAATCAAGGTTTTCTCTCCCGCTGGTTGATTATTTCCCCGCTGAAATTTGCGATCTGGTTGGTGCTAGTACCCGTTATTACCTACAGCGTCATTTGGATTCCCCATTTGTTAATGAATGGAGAATATGCCTCCCTAGAAGGTTTTTGGCGCATTCAACGGGAAACTTGGCAGTACCATCGTCGGGTGGGAAATAGCCCTGACATTCACCCCTATTGTTCCCCTTGGTATAGCTGGCTGTTGATGGCAAGACCGATCGCCTATTTTTACCAAAAATCCGGCCAGTTTGGCTTAATTAATGATGTCCACGCCATGGCTAACCCAATTTTGCTCTGGTTTTCCACCGGGGCCATGGCATTACTAACAGGCACTGTTATTTGGCAAAAAATACGTCAATTTTCCTCCCAGACCATCAATGCACCTTTGCGGGGGATAACCCTTTATATTGAGGTCAATTACGCCGTCAATCTACTGCCTTGGTTGGGCATTAGTCGTTGCACTTTTTTTTACCACTACCTACCCGCCTACGCCTTTAGTATTTTAGCCCTCGCTTTAATCCTAGAAACTTTACTGGACAGTCCCCGGCACAGTCATAACGTCATTGCTTGGGCAGTTTTAACCCTAGTGGCGATAGCCTTTTGGTATTGGTTGCCTGTTTTCTTGGGATTACCATTGACTCCTAGGGGCTTTGCCCTGCGGATGCTATTTCCCAGTTGGATTTGA
- a CDS encoding tetratricopeptide repeat protein, with translation MGSEYQGQFEQKFEEGKAAFDRGRYRQSISLFEEAVKLSAGASRRGGEAQLWLAMAHQASGDLPTAKQICRKLVRHPHPECRKQGQQVLEILQAPQLTRPKEWLTPIPDLTDQENTKPTTPRMARRRRRLPEPTPIQFEDTRKMNTKDNGFIFAAIAFLAVLLGFTYWLS, from the coding sequence ATGGGATCCGAGTATCAAGGCCAATTTGAGCAAAAATTTGAGGAAGGAAAGGCCGCTTTCGACCGGGGACGTTACCGCCAAAGTATTAGTCTTTTTGAGGAAGCGGTGAAGCTTTCGGCTGGGGCATCCCGTCGGGGCGGCGAAGCTCAGTTGTGGTTGGCCATGGCCCACCAAGCCAGCGGAGATCTGCCCACTGCCAAACAAATTTGCCGTAAATTGGTGCGCCATCCCCATCCTGAGTGCCGCAAGCAGGGGCAACAGGTGCTGGAAATTTTGCAAGCCCCCCAATTAACCAGGCCCAAGGAATGGTTGACTCCGATCCCGGATTTAACCGACCAGGAAAATACCAAACCCACTACTCCCCGCATGGCCCGTCGCCGTCGTCGTCTGCCGGAGCCTACCCCCATTCAGTTTGAAGATACCCGGAAAATGAATACCAAGGACAATGGTTTCATCTTTGCGGCGATCGCCTTTTTGGCAGTGTTGCTGGGGTTTACCTATTGGTTAAGTTAA